A window of Sphingobacterium sp. SRCM116780 contains these coding sequences:
- the purB gene encoding adenylosuccinate lyase, with the protein MALSSLTAVSPVDGRYHNATQELAAYFSEFALIKYRVLVEVEYFIALSESGIEQLNHFDGSLNEKLRDLYRNFTEEDATWIKNTEKVTNHDVKAVEYFLKDRFEKLGLHDSLEFIHFGLTSQDINNTAIPYSWKDAIKNVYTPAINELVQELTSLSQNWSHVSMLARTHGQPASPTRLGKEIKVFVERIERQLEQLSAVPYSAKFGGATGNFNAHHVAYPQTDWVAFGNKFVNESLGLSRSQTTTQIEHYDNFAASCDAFKRINNIIIDLCRDIWTYVSMEYFKQKITAGQIGSSAMPHKVNPIDFENAEGNLGIANAIFEHLAAKLPISRLQRDLTDSTVLRNIGVPFAHTLIAIKSTLRGLRKLILNENALQADLNNNWAVVAEAIQTILRREGYPKPYEALKDLTRTNTHVTAETIAVFVDGLNVTEEVKAELKLISPSSYTGVSL; encoded by the coding sequence ATGGCCTTATCATCACTTACCGCCGTATCTCCAGTAGACGGTCGTTATCATAACGCAACACAAGAATTAGCAGCTTATTTTTCTGAATTTGCCTTAATTAAATACCGTGTATTAGTAGAAGTAGAGTATTTTATTGCTCTTTCTGAATCGGGGATTGAACAATTGAATCATTTTGATGGTTCTTTGAACGAAAAACTACGTGATCTATATAGAAACTTTACAGAAGAAGATGCAACTTGGATTAAGAATACAGAGAAAGTAACGAATCATGATGTAAAAGCTGTTGAATACTTTTTGAAAGATCGATTTGAAAAACTAGGTCTCCATGACTCTTTAGAATTCATCCATTTTGGTTTAACTTCTCAGGACATCAATAACACCGCTATTCCTTATTCTTGGAAGGATGCTATAAAAAATGTCTATACACCAGCAATCAATGAATTGGTTCAAGAATTAACATCGTTATCTCAGAATTGGTCACATGTATCCATGTTAGCACGTACACATGGACAACCAGCCTCTCCGACTCGACTAGGTAAAGAGATAAAAGTTTTTGTTGAACGTATTGAACGTCAATTGGAACAATTATCTGCTGTACCATACTCAGCAAAATTTGGTGGTGCTACTGGAAACTTCAATGCGCATCACGTTGCTTATCCACAAACAGATTGGGTAGCTTTTGGAAATAAATTTGTCAATGAATCATTAGGTTTGAGTCGTTCACAAACGACTACACAAATCGAACATTATGATAATTTTGCAGCGAGTTGTGATGCTTTCAAACGCATTAACAATATTATCATCGATCTATGTCGTGATATTTGGACTTATGTATCCATGGAATATTTTAAGCAAAAAATTACTGCTGGTCAAATTGGATCATCGGCAATGCCGCATAAAGTAAACCCAATTGATTTTGAAAATGCGGAAGGTAATTTAGGAATTGCGAATGCTATTTTTGAACACTTAGCAGCAAAATTACCTATTTCTCGTCTGCAACGTGATTTAACAGATTCAACCGTTTTACGTAATATTGGTGTTCCATTTGCACATACGTTAATTGCTATTAAATCTACATTAAGAGGTTTACGTAAATTGATCTTAAATGAAAATGCTTTGCAAGCTGATTTAAATAATAACTGGGCTGTAGTTGCAGAAGCTATTCAAACTATTTTGAGACGCGAAGGTTATCCAAAACCATATGAAGCGTTGAAAGATTTGACGCGGACAAACACACATGTGACAGCAGAAACAATTGCAGTATTTGTTGATGGTTTAAATGTTACAGAAGAAGTAAAGGCAGAATTAAAATTGATCAGTCCTTCTAGCTATACGGGTGTTAGTCTATAA
- a CDS encoding NifU family protein gives MATINVYTESTPNPATMKFLVNKLLINGSLDYPDKEKAQESVFAKELFKFNFVNGVFFASNFVTITKTEDAEWSDIETLLKDFVKGAVESELAVKPIEHTEDVNFEGSEVEIKIQQVLHDYVRPAVEQDGGAIAYKSFNEGVVTVELRGSCSGCPSSTITLKSGIEGLLKRMVPEVEEVVAEAM, from the coding sequence ATGGCAACAATAAACGTATATACAGAATCTACTCCAAATCCAGCTACAATGAAATTTTTGGTCAATAAGCTATTGATCAATGGTAGTTTGGATTATCCAGATAAAGAGAAAGCACAAGAATCAGTTTTTGCAAAGGAATTATTTAAATTCAACTTTGTAAACGGTGTATTTTTTGCTAGTAATTTCGTCACCATTACGAAGACTGAAGATGCTGAATGGAGTGATATCGAAACGCTTTTAAAAGATTTTGTAAAAGGTGCTGTGGAGTCAGAACTTGCTGTAAAACCAATTGAACATACAGAAGATGTAAACTTTGAAGGTTCGGAGGTAGAGATTAAAATCCAACAAGTATTACATGATTACGTACGTCCTGCTGTAGAACAAGACGGTGGAGCGATTGCTTATAAATCTTTCAATGAAGGTGTTGTGACAGTAGAATTACGTGGATCATGCAGTGGCTGCCCTTCTTCTACCATCACGTTAAAATCTGGAATTGAAGGTTTATTAAAACGTATGGTTCCTGAAGTTGAAGAAGTTGTAGCTGAAGCGATGTAA
- a CDS encoding glycoside hydrolase family 3 N-terminal domain-containing protein, with translation MIKFKYTITFLLLSCANCVLAQNNTNIYHRNWIDFNKNGKMDPFEDPKQAIDLRVADLLAQMNDDEKINQTVTLYGYGRVLQDELPTAEWKNKVWVHGLGNIDEMLNGLAYNKSAQTVYSYPFSKHAQALNKIQKWFIEETRLGIPVDFTNEGIHGLNHDRATALPAPINIGSTWNRALVHQSAEMIGREARNLGYTNVYSPILDVSRDPRWGRVVETYGEDPFHIAELGKQVVLGIQSQGVASTLKHFAVYSVPKGGRDGNARTDPHVAFRELHMMHLYPFRRVIKEAHPLGVMSSYNDYDGIPVSGSRYFLYDLLRKDYGFEGYVVSDSDALEFIYNKHSVVDSYKMAIKKALEAGLNVRTTFTEPDVYLNPLRELVQNKEIDITVIDDRVREILKTKFKLGLFDPKVVQVNKSVDKEMHTAEDEKISLEMNRESIVLLKNENKLLPLDKTKIKSLFITGPMAEEKRYTTSRYGPSNNDVTTIRKGIEDYALANGISSQYAKGVNTIDKGWPETEIIPTEIDDDERKDMKAGLSLAAQSDVIIAVMGESDREVGESRSRTSLDLPGKQRNYLMELQKLGKPIVLVLVNGRPLTINWENKYLPAILETWFLGPQSGRIVAETLFGDNNPGGKLSISFPKSIGQIEMNFPTKPAAQAGQPGVGPNGWGNSRVEGFLYPFGYGLSYTSFELSNLVVDKKNITSTDSLTVRVDVKNTGDRIGDEVVQLYIKDVVSSVTTYEMDLRGFERVRLNPNEVKTITFKIRPQDLILLDEHMNWTVEPGDFEIFIGNSSQNLPLKTKFSVQ, from the coding sequence ATGATTAAATTTAAATATACCATTACCTTTCTTTTGTTGAGCTGTGCAAATTGTGTTTTAGCCCAAAATAACACGAACATTTATCATAGAAATTGGATTGATTTTAATAAAAATGGAAAAATGGATCCATTTGAAGATCCGAAACAAGCTATTGATCTCCGTGTTGCAGATTTACTAGCGCAGATGAACGACGATGAGAAAATAAATCAAACAGTTACACTGTATGGATATGGACGAGTCCTTCAGGATGAACTTCCCACTGCTGAATGGAAAAATAAGGTTTGGGTTCATGGGCTAGGAAATATAGATGAGATGTTAAATGGTTTAGCCTATAATAAATCTGCTCAAACAGTATATTCTTATCCTTTCAGTAAACATGCACAGGCATTAAATAAAATACAAAAATGGTTTATTGAAGAAACAAGATTAGGTATTCCAGTAGATTTTACCAATGAAGGAATCCACGGTCTTAACCATGATCGTGCAACAGCATTGCCTGCCCCTATCAATATTGGAAGTACTTGGAATAGAGCGCTGGTACACCAATCTGCCGAGATGATTGGGAGAGAAGCGCGAAATTTAGGCTATACCAATGTTTATTCACCAATTTTGGATGTTTCAAGAGATCCGCGTTGGGGGAGAGTCGTCGAAACATATGGTGAGGATCCGTTTCATATTGCTGAACTAGGAAAACAAGTGGTACTTGGGATTCAATCTCAAGGAGTTGCTTCCACTTTAAAGCACTTTGCAGTATATTCTGTCCCTAAAGGAGGTCGCGATGGAAATGCACGAACTGATCCTCATGTCGCTTTTAGAGAATTGCATATGATGCATTTGTATCCATTTAGAAGAGTCATAAAAGAGGCGCATCCATTAGGGGTGATGAGCAGTTATAATGATTATGACGGAATTCCAGTTTCAGGAAGTCGATATTTTCTGTATGATTTGCTTCGTAAAGATTATGGTTTTGAAGGATACGTCGTTTCTGATAGTGATGCATTAGAATTTATTTATAATAAACACTCCGTTGTCGATTCATATAAAATGGCCATTAAAAAAGCATTAGAAGCTGGATTAAATGTTAGGACTACTTTTACAGAACCAGATGTCTATTTGAATCCTTTACGTGAATTAGTTCAAAATAAAGAAATTGATATTACTGTCATTGACGATCGCGTTCGGGAGATTTTAAAAACAAAGTTTAAGTTGGGTTTATTTGATCCTAAAGTAGTCCAGGTAAACAAGTCTGTTGATAAAGAAATGCATACTGCAGAGGATGAAAAAATTTCTTTAGAAATGAACCGCGAATCTATCGTATTATTGAAAAATGAAAATAAGTTATTGCCATTGGATAAAACAAAAATAAAATCATTGTTTATTACAGGGCCAATGGCTGAAGAAAAAAGATATACAACGAGTCGCTATGGGCCTTCAAATAATGATGTTACGACGATTAGAAAAGGTATTGAGGACTATGCCTTAGCCAACGGTATTTCATCCCAATATGCAAAAGGAGTAAATACGATAGATAAGGGCTGGCCTGAAACTGAAATTATACCTACGGAAATCGACGACGATGAAAGAAAGGATATGAAAGCAGGGTTGTCATTGGCGGCTCAAAGTGATGTCATTATAGCTGTAATGGGAGAATCTGATCGTGAAGTTGGAGAAAGTCGTTCAAGAACAAGTTTAGATTTACCAGGTAAGCAACGAAATTATCTAATGGAACTGCAAAAATTAGGTAAACCAATCGTATTAGTTTTGGTAAATGGCAGACCCCTTACCATTAATTGGGAAAATAAATATTTGCCAGCCATCTTAGAAACTTGGTTTTTAGGCCCCCAAAGTGGTCGTATAGTTGCCGAAACACTATTTGGAGATAATAACCCTGGCGGAAAATTATCAATCTCTTTTCCAAAATCAATTGGACAGATTGAAATGAATTTTCCGACCAAGCCAGCTGCTCAAGCAGGGCAACCAGGAGTAGGACCGAATGGTTGGGGGAATAGTAGGGTCGAGGGATTCCTTTATCCATTTGGCTATGGTTTAAGTTATACCTCTTTCGAGCTATCAAATCTTGTTGTTGATAAAAAAAATATCACGAGTACAGATAGTCTTACTGTTCGTGTTGATGTGAAAAATACTGGAGATAGAATAGGTGATGAAGTTGTTCAACTCTATATTAAAGATGTGGTCTCTTCAGTCACTACTTATGAAATGGATTTAAGAGGATTTGAACGGGTTCGGTTAAACCCCAATGAAGTTAAAACCATTACATTTAAAATCAGACCTCAAGATTTGATATTATTAGATGAGCACATGAATTGGACAGTTGAGCCAGGTGATTTTGAAATTTTTATTGGTAATTCATCTCAAAATTTACCATTGAAGACAAAATTTTCTGTGCAGTAG
- a CDS encoding transketolase: MSADINKLEQIASQVRRDIVRMVHACQSGHPGGSLGCTDYFVALYFNAMKHDPSFHMDGIGEDLFFLSNGHISPVFYSTLARAGYFEISELATFRKINSRLQGHPTTHEHLPGIRIASGSLGQGLSAAIGAAQAKKLNKDTNLVYVLMGDGELQEGQVWEAAMYAPHNKVDNLIAAVDYNGAQIDGSTEQVLSLGNLRAKWEAFGWDVLEIAKGNNMASVVAGLEEAKSHTGKGKPVVILLHTEMGNGVDFMMGSHKWHGVAPNNDQLVSALGQLSETLGDY; this comes from the coding sequence ATGAGTGCAGATATCAATAAACTAGAACAAATTGCATCACAAGTAAGACGTGACATCGTACGCATGGTACATGCTTGTCAATCTGGCCACCCAGGTGGTTCATTAGGTTGTACGGATTACTTTGTAGCTCTTTATTTCAATGCGATGAAACATGATCCATCTTTCCATATGGATGGCATCGGAGAAGATTTATTTTTCTTATCAAATGGTCACATTTCACCTGTTTTCTACAGTACACTTGCACGTGCAGGATACTTTGAAATAAGTGAATTGGCGACATTCAGAAAAATCAATTCACGCCTTCAAGGACACCCTACTACGCACGAGCATTTACCGGGAATTCGCATTGCATCTGGTTCATTAGGTCAAGGTCTTTCTGCTGCAATTGGTGCTGCTCAAGCTAAAAAACTAAATAAGGATACGAATCTTGTTTATGTTTTAATGGGAGATGGTGAATTGCAAGAAGGTCAAGTTTGGGAGGCAGCCATGTACGCTCCTCACAATAAAGTTGACAACTTAATTGCTGCAGTTGATTACAATGGTGCTCAAATCGATGGTTCAACAGAACAAGTCCTTTCATTAGGAAATCTTCGCGCGAAATGGGAAGCTTTCGGATGGGATGTATTAGAAATCGCAAAAGGTAACAATATGGCGTCTGTTGTAGCTGGACTTGAAGAAGCTAAATCACACACAGGAAAAGGTAAACCAGTTGTTATATTATTGCATACTGAAATGGGTAATGGTGTAGATTTCATGATGGGATCTCACAAATGGCATGGTGTTGCTCCTAACAATGATCAATTAGTATCTGCTCTAGGTCAATTATCAGAAACTTTAGGCGATTATTAA
- a CDS encoding transketolase family protein, with the protein MKKYTFTESKDTRSGFGAGLLEAGKQNENVVALCADLIGSLKMNDFINEFPERFFQIGIAEANMMGIAAGLTIGGKIPFTGTFANFSTGRVYDQIRQSIAYSNKNVKIAASHAGLTLGEDGATHQILEDIGLMKMLPGMTVINPCDFNQTKAATIAAAKYEGPVYLRFGRPVVPNFTPADQEFVIGKAITLNEGTDVTIIATGHLVWEAIQAGEKLAELGINAEIINIHTIKPLDEEAILASVGKTKCVVTAEEHNRLGGLGDSVAQVLAKHLPSPQEYVAVDDSFGESGTPAQLMEKYGLNAAAIVAAAQRVINRK; encoded by the coding sequence ATGAAAAAATATACTTTCACAGAATCAAAAGATACCCGTTCAGGATTTGGAGCCGGATTATTAGAAGCAGGTAAACAAAACGAAAATGTTGTTGCATTATGTGCTGACTTAATCGGTTCATTAAAAATGAACGATTTTATAAATGAGTTTCCAGAACGCTTTTTCCAAATTGGTATTGCTGAAGCAAACATGATGGGAATTGCCGCAGGATTAACAATTGGTGGTAAAATTCCTTTCACTGGTACATTTGCAAATTTCTCAACGGGTCGTGTTTATGATCAGATCCGTCAATCCATTGCTTATTCTAACAAAAATGTTAAAATAGCAGCTTCACACGCTGGTTTGACTTTAGGAGAAGATGGTGCTACTCACCAAATTTTAGAGGACATCGGTTTGATGAAAATGTTACCAGGAATGACGGTTATCAATCCTTGTGATTTCAACCAAACGAAAGCAGCTACTATTGCTGCTGCAAAATATGAAGGTCCTGTTTATTTACGTTTCGGACGTCCTGTTGTTCCTAATTTTACTCCTGCAGATCAAGAATTTGTTATTGGTAAAGCAATCACATTAAATGAAGGAACGGATGTAACCATTATCGCTACTGGTCATTTAGTATGGGAAGCGATTCAAGCGGGTGAAAAATTAGCTGAATTAGGTATCAATGCTGAAATCATTAATATTCACACGATAAAACCATTGGATGAAGAGGCTATCTTAGCATCAGTTGGTAAGACGAAGTGCGTTGTTACTGCCGAAGAACATAATCGTCTTGGTGGTCTAGGTGATAGTGTTGCACAAGTATTAGCGAAACATTTACCAAGTCCTCAAGAATATGTCGCAGTAGACGATAGCTTCGGTGAGTCTGGTACTCCTGCTCAGTTAATGGAAAAATATGGTTTGAATGCTGCTGCAATTGTAGCTGCTGCTCAACGTGTTATTAATAGAAAATAA
- a CDS encoding RNA polymerase sigma factor, with protein sequence MEDALIISKFANESTREEAFNLLLKKYQQKIYWHVRRMVIDHDDADDVVQDIFIKVWRNLANFREDSQLYTWLYRIATNECITFLNKKKLKQNVSLDDDSSAYLAESLSSGSYFNGDKAQMKLQQALLTLPEKQKLVFNMKYFDDMKYDEISDVLGTSVGALKASYHLAVKKIEAFFHNND encoded by the coding sequence ATGGAAGATGCTTTAATCATTTCAAAATTTGCTAACGAAAGTACGCGTGAAGAAGCATTTAATCTTTTGTTGAAGAAATACCAGCAAAAAATCTATTGGCATGTGAGAAGAATGGTCATTGATCATGACGATGCAGATGATGTTGTTCAAGACATATTCATCAAGGTATGGCGCAATTTGGCAAACTTTAGAGAGGATTCTCAACTGTATACCTGGCTTTACCGCATCGCAACGAATGAGTGTATAACATTCTTGAATAAGAAAAAACTAAAGCAGAACGTGTCATTGGATGATGACAGTTCTGCTTATTTAGCGGAATCTTTATCAAGTGGTAGTTATTTTAATGGTGATAAAGCACAGATGAAATTGCAACAGGCTTTATTGACATTACCAGAAAAGCAAAAACTTGTGTTCAACATGAAATACTTTGATGATATGAAATATGATGAAATTTCTGATGTCTTAGGGACTAGTGTTGGTGCTCTAAAAGCGTCATATCATTTGGCTGTAAAAAAAATAGAGGCCTTTTTTCACAACAATGATTAA